Proteins found in one Canis lupus baileyi chromosome 18, mCanLup2.hap1, whole genome shotgun sequence genomic segment:
- the LOC140609393 gene encoding olfactory receptor 2L2-like, which produces MEIRNETLSTDFILLGLFSGMKHTRLLVSVVLLIYTIAITGNTTLIFLIWVDPHLHTSMYFLLSQLSLIDLAFISSIVPKMMVNFFSGKKNISLVGCGTQIFFTLTLGIAECLLLTLMAYDRYVAICNPLKYSIIISPRVSQRMAIGSWVGGTLASLAHTAYAMHFPLCGPRELHNFFCEVKAILKLSCEDISAYEKGVVVTSIVVVLLPVSFILTSYILIFLQVLRINSHEGRIKALATCSSHLTVVIFYYGPAMLIYMRPGSSHTPILNQALFMFDTVLTPMLNPIIYSLRNREVVDSMKKVMGKFSIQNRFARFNE; this is translated from the coding sequence ATGGAGATACGAAATGAGACATTGAGCACAGACTTCATTCTCCTGGGCCTTTTCTCTGGAATGAAACATACCAGACTTCTTGTCTCTGTTGTCCTCCTCATCTACACCATTGCTATCACAGGAAACACCACTTTGATCTTCCTTATCTGGGTGGATCCCCATCTCCACACCTCCATGTATTTCCTGCTTAGCCAACTCTCTCTCATTGACCTGGCTTTCATCTCTAGCATAGTCCCAaaaatgatggttaattttttctCAGGAAAGAAGAATATTTCCCTGGTTGGCTGTGGGACCCAGATCTTCTTCACTTTGACTCTGGGGATTGCTGAGTGCCTACTCTTGACCCTCATGGcttatgaccgctatgtggccatctgcaatCCTCTCAAGTACTCAATTATTATCAGCCCTCGGGTCTCCCAGAGAATGGCCATTGGGTCCTGGGTGGGAGGGACTCTAGCATCCCTGGCCCACACAGCCTATGCCATGCATTTTCCCCTCTGTGGCCCCCGGGAACTCCACAACTTCTTCTGTGAGGTCAAAGCCATTTTGAAGCTGTCTTGTGAGGACATCTCAGCCTATGAGAAAGGAGTAGTAGTGACTAGTATTGTGGTGGTTCTTCTCCCAGTAAGCTTCATCTTGACCTCCTATATCCTCATCTTCCTTCAGGTCCTGCGAATAAACTCCCATGAGGGAAGGATAAAGGCTCTGGCTACCTGTTCTTCCCATCTGACTGTGGTCATCTTTTACTATGGTCCAGCCATGCTAATATATATGAGGCCTGGATCTTCCCACACCCCCATTCTGAACCAGGCTCTCTTTATGTTTGACACCGTCCTTACTCCCATGCTGAACCCTATCATCTACAGTCTAAGGAACAGGGAGGTTGTAGACTCAATGAAGAAGGTAATGGGGAAGTTTTCCATTCAAAATAGGTTTGCACGTTTCAATGAATAG